From Drosophila yakuba strain Tai18E2 chromosome 2L, Prin_Dyak_Tai18E2_2.1, whole genome shotgun sequence, one genomic window encodes:
- the LOC6528766 gene encoding plectin isoform X20: protein MSRDEYNPVTSSGVRSPGRVRRLQELPTVDRSPSRDYGAPRGSPLAMGSPYYRDMDEPTSPAGAGHHRSRSASRPPMAHAMDYPRTRYQSLDRGGLVDPHDREFIPIREPRDRSRDRSLERGLYLEDELYGRSARQSPSAMGGYNTGMGPTSDRAYLGDLQHQNTDLQRELGNLKRELELTNQKLGSSMHSIKTFWSPELKKERALRKEESAKYSLINDQLKLLSTENQKQAMLVRQLEEELRLRMRQPNLEMQQQMEAIYAENDHLQREISILRETIKDLECRVETQKQTLIARDESIKKLLEMLQAKGMGKEEERQMFQQMQAMAQKQMYNNYTGASGSSPPLPDIIGQYYGPGSLGPGPLSYGSGNGYGPPGYDLYGPSTSTAAGGYGLYDPQIYGPCQQTSPIRRRRYSIAGLPSATMYNDVYGYPAPPLQQTSSSNIVNLLNEAHKSISRSSQILNLTNQARQLGQLVTTPLGGGGVGMGLGRVVSSYPTLHPGDTSPPYLNDNLMQMSTSFSSQPNMYFQPQAQVLPTQLTAAQSAAAAAARLRPAYSVTNLVSSYPTTTAAGYGCKYGGYGNPYQTDLGYGNPLAPFQQRQLMAHQSLHASNPAISQYYQNQAGASGTGASAAALAYNLQQQFAGTQHYGGGSQGPPLGHSHIQASVQQQMHPQYQYHVHQHQNHLQTHPLAALANTSGPFGGTLASSARDYVDGLHHAAHSHTHPHTHPHSHPHHSSHHSHHTAYPHSHSHHQQQQPHQAHHHHHLPYSKLDLDYPKLPQEHKRQLDEFRLEIQRRDQEILAMAAKMKTLEEQHQDYQRHIAVLKESLCAKEEHYNMLQTDVEEMRARLEEKNRLIEKKTQGTLQTVQERNRLTSELTEIKDHMDIKDRKISVLQRKIENLEDLLKEKDNQVDMARARLSAMQAHHSSSEGALTSLEEAIGDKEKQMAQLRDQRDRAEHEKQEERDLHEREVADYKIKLRAAESEVEKLQTRLERAVTERERLEIKLEASQSELGKSKAELEKATCEMGRSSADWESTKQRIARLELENERLKHDLERSQNVQKLMFETGKISTTFGRTTMTTSQELDRAQERADKASAELRRTQAELRVTQSDAERAREEAAALQEKLEKSQGEVYRLKAKLENAQGEQESLRQELEKAQSGVSRIHADRDRAFSEVEKIKEEMERTQATLGKSQLQHEKLQNSLDKAQNEVDHLQDKLDKASTENRRLVLEKEKLTYDYDNLQSQLDKALGQAARMQKERETLSLDTDRIREKLEKTQVQLGRIQKERDQFSDELETLKERSESAQTLLMKAARDREAMQTDLEVLKERYEKSHAIQQKLQMERDDAVTEVEILKEKLDKALYASQKLIDEKDTSNKEFEKMLEKYDRAQNEIYRLQSRCDTAEADRARLEVEAERSGLAASKAREDLRKLQDESTRLQEACDRAALQLSRAKECEDNARSELEHSRDRFDKLQTDIRRAQGEKEHFQSELERVTYELERAHAAQTKAGASVEAAKEEAAHYAVELEKMRDRYEKSQVELRKLQDTDTFGRETRRLKEENERLREKLDKTLMELETIRGKSQYESESFEKYKDKYEKIEMEVQNMESKLHETSLQLELSKGEVAKMLANQDKQRSELERAHIEREKARDKHEKLLKEVDRLRLQQSSVSPGDPVRASTSSSSALSAGERQEIDRLRDRLEKALQSRDATELEAGRLAKELEKAQMHLAKQQENTESTRIEFERMGAELGRLHDRLEKAEAEREALRQASRSGGAGSAPHPQLEKHVQKLESDVKQLAMEREQLVLQLEKSQEILMNFQKELQNAEAELQKTREENRKLRNGHQLPPAAAPPAGASPAEIQAMQKEIQTLQQKLQESERALQAAGPQQAQAAAAAGASREEIEQWRKVIEQEKGRADMADKAAQEMHKRIQLMDQHIKDQHAQMQKMQQQMQQQQQAAQQAAQQAAQQAAQQQQSAASAGGADAKELEKVRGELQAACTERDRFQQQLELLVTELEKSKMSNQEQTKQLQTAQQQVQQLQQQVQQLQQQMQQLQQAASAGAGATDVQRQQLEQQQKQLEEVRKQIDNQAKATEGERKIIDEQRKQIDAKRKDIEDKEKKMADFDVQLRKRKEQMDQLEKSLQTQGGGAAAAGELNKKLMDTQRQLEACVKELQNTKEEHKKAATETERLLQLVQMSQEEQNAKEKTIMDLQQALKIAQAKVKQAQTQQQQQQDAGPAGFLKSFF from the exons CAATGGGCAGTCCATACTACCGCGACATGGATGAGCCAACCAGTCCGGCCGGAGCGGGTCACCATCGCAGCCGGAGCGCCAGCAGACCACCGATGGCCCATGCCATGGACTATCCAA GAACCCGCTACCAATCGCTGGATCGCGGCGGACTCGTTGATCCCCACGATCGCGAGTTCATACCCATTCGGGAGCCCCGCGACCGCTCCAGGGACAGATCCCTCGAACGGGGCCTGTACCTAGAGGACGAGCTCTATGGCAGATCAGCGCGCCAGAGTCCCAGCGCCATGGGTGGATACAACACGGGCATGGGGCCCACATCGGATCGAGCTTACTTGGGCGACCTGCAGCACCAGAACACCGACCTGCAGCGGGAGCTGGGGAACCTCAAGCGGGAACTGGAGCTGACCAACCAGAAGCTGGGCAGCTCGATGCACAGCATCAAGACCTTCTGGTCGCCGGAGCTCAAGAAGGAGCGGGCTCTTAGGAAGGAGGAGAGCGCCAAGTACAGTCTGATCAACGATCAGTTGAAGCTGCTCAGCACGGAGAACCAG AAACAAGCCATGCTGGTGCgccagctggaggaggagctgcgccTGCGGATGCGACAGCCCAACTTGGagatgcagcagcagatggAGGCGATCTACGCGGAGAACGACCACTTGCAGCGGGAGATCAGCATCCTGCGCGAGACGATCAAGGATCTCGAGTGCCGGGTGGAGACCCAGAAGCAAACACTGATTGCCCGCGACGAGAGCATCAAGAAGCTGCTGGAAATGCTGCAGGCCAAGGGAATGG GCAAAGAGGAGGAGCGCCAGATGTTCCAGCAGATGCAGGCCATGGCCCAGAAGCAG ATGTACAATAACTACACGGGCGCCAGCGGAAGCAGTCCTCCATTGCCGGACATTATTGGCCAGTACTACGGGCCGGGAAGTCTGGGTCCCGGCCCCCTGTCCTACGGCTCGGGCAATGGTTACGGCCCGCCCGGCTACGATTTGTACGGCCCCTCGACCTCGACGGCAGCTGGTGGATACGGACTGTACGATCCCCAGATCTACGGACCGTGCCAGCAAACCTCGCCTATCCGGAGAAGGCGCTACAGCATTGCCGGCCTGCCCTCGGCCACCATGTACAATGATGTCTACGGCTATCCGGCACCTCCGCTCCAGCAGACCAGCTCCTCGAACATTGTGAATCTGTTGAACGAGGCACACAAGTCGATATCGCGCAGCTCGCAGATCCTGAATCTCACTAATCAGGCCCGTCAATTGGGTCAGCTGGTGACCACGCCACTGGGTGGAGGCGGAGTTGGCATGGGCCTGGGTCGAGTGGTCTCCAGTTACCCCACCCTGCATCCGGGAGACACCTCGCCGCCGTACCTCAACGATAACCTCATGCAGATGTCCACGAGCTTCTCCTCGCAGCCCAACATGTACTTCCAGCCGCAGGCGCAGGTGCTGCCCACCCAGCTGACGGCGGCCCAGAGTGCCGCTGCAGCGGCTGCCCGACTGCGTCCGGCGTACTCCGTAACGAACCTGGTGTCCAGCTACCCGACGACGACCGCGGCGGGCTATGGCTGCAAGTACGGGGGCTACGGGAATCCGTACCAGACCGATCTGGGCTACGGCAATCCCCTGGCCCCCTTCCAGCAGCGCCAGCTGATGGCCCACCAGTCGCTGCACGCCTCCAATCCCGCCATTTCGCAGTACTACCAGAACCAGGCAGGCGCATCCGGAACGGGAGCCTCGGCTGCCGCCCTGGCCTACaacctgcagcagcagttcgCGGGAACGCAACACTACGGCGGCGGATCCCAAGGACCGCCGCTGGGACACTCGCACATCCAGGCGTCggtgcagcagcagatgcatCCGCAGTACCAGTACCATGTGCACCAGCACCAGAACCATCTGCAGACACATCCGCTGGCGGCGCTGGCCAACACGAGCGGTCCGTTCGGAGGAACGCTGGCCAGCAGTGCCAGGGACTATGTGGATGGACTGCATCATGCGGCCCACTCCCATACGCATCCGCATACGcatccgcattcgcatccgcacCACTCCTCGCATCATTCGCATCACACGGCATACCCGCACTCGCATTcgcaccatcagcagcagcagccgcatcaagcccaccatcaccaccatctGCCATACTCGAAACTAGACTTAGATTACCCGAAACTGCCGCAAGAGCATAAGCGACAa CTGGACGAATTCCGTCTTGAAATACAGAGAAGGGATCAAGAGATCCTGGCGATGGCGGCCAAAATGAAAACCCTCGAGGAGCAGCACCAG GACTACCAGCGGCACATAGCGGTGCTCAAGGAGTCGCTATGTGCCAAAGAGGAGCACTACAACATGCTGCAGACGGACGTCGAGGAGATGCGCGCCCGCCTCGAGGAGAAGAACCGCCTCATCGAGAAGAAGACCCAGGGCACCCTGCAGACGGTCCAGGAGCGCAACCGCCTCACCAGCGAGCTCACCGAGATCAAGGACCACATGGACATCAAGGACCGCAAGATCAGCGTGCTGCAGCGCAAG ATTGAAAACCTGGAGGATCTGCTGAAGGAGAAGGACAACCAGGTGGATATGGCGCGGGCACGTTTGTCGGCCATGCAGGCGCACCACAGCAGCTCCGAGGGCGCCTTGACCAGCCTGGAGGAGGCCATCGGCGACAAGGAGAAGCAGATGGCCCAGCTGCGGGATCAGCGGGATCGCGCAGAGCACGAGAAGCAGGAGGAGCGGGATCTTCACGAGCGCGAGGTGGCCGACTACAAGATCAAGCTGCGGGCCGCCGAGAGCGAGGTGGAGAAGCTGCAGACGCGCCTGGAGCGGGCGGTCACCGAGCGGGAGCGGCTGGAGATCAAGCTGGAGGCCTCGCAGAGCGAACTGGGCAAGTCGAAGGCTGAGCTGGAGAAGGCCACCTGCGAAATGGGCAGGAGCAGCGCCGACTGGGAGTCCACCAAGCAGAGGATCGCCCGCCTGGAGCTGGAGAACGAGCGGCTGAAACACGATCTGGAGCGTTCGCAG AATGTACAAAAGTTAATGTTCGAAACGGGCAAGATATCG ACAACCTTTGGCAGGACCACGATGACCACGTCCCAGGAACTGGATCGAGCCCAGGAGCGGGCCGACAAGGCCTCAGCGGAGCTGCGACGCACCCAGGCCGAGCTGAGAGTCACACAG TCGGATGCGGAAAGAGCACGCGAGGAGGCGGCCGCCCTGCAGGAGAAGCTGGAGAAGAGCCAGGGCGAGGTGTACCGACTCAAGGCCAAGCTGGAGAACGCCCAGGGTGAGCAGGAGAGTCTGCGccaggagctggagaaggcgCAGAGCGGTGTCTCTCGCATCCACGCCGACCGCGATCGG GCCTTCTCCGAGGTGGAAAAGATCAAGGAGGAGATGGAGCGCACCCAGGCCACGTTGGGCAAGTCGCAGCTGCAGCACGAGAAGCTGCAAAACTCGCTGGACAAGGCCCAGAACGAGGTCGATCATCTGCAGGATAAGCTGGACAAGGCCAGCACGGAGAACCGCCGCCTGGTGCTCGAGAAGGAGAAGCTCACCTACGACTACGACAACCTGCAGTCGCAGCTGGACAAGGCCTTGGGCCAGGCCGCCAGGATGCAGAAGGAGCGCGAGACCCTCTCCTTGGACACGGATCGCATTCGCGAGAAGCTGGAGAAGACGCAG GTGCAACTGGGTCGCATCCAGAAGGAGCGGGATCAATTCTCCGATGAGCTGGAGACGCTCAAGGAGCGCTCGGAATCGGCACAGACCCTCCTCATGAAGGCCGCCCGCGACCGGGAGGCGATGCAAACGGATCTGGAGGTCCTCAAGGAGCGCTACGAGAAGTCGCACGCCATCCAGCAGAAACTCCAG ATGGAGCGCGACGATGCGGTCACCGAAGTCGAGATCCTCAAGGAGAAACTGGACAAGGCGCTGTACGCCAGCCAGAAGCTGATCGACGAGAAGGACACCTCCAACAAGGAGTTTGAAAAGATGCTGGAGAAGTACGACAGGGCCCAGAACGAGATCTATCGCCTTCAGTCCCGCTGCGATACGGCAGAGGCGGACAGAGCCCGCctggaggtggaggcggagCGATCTGGTCTGGCTGCCAGCAAGGCTCGCGAGGATCTGCGCAAGCTGCAGGACGAGAGCACCCGGCTGCAGGAGGCCTGCGATCGGGCGGCGCTCCAGTTGAGCCGCGCCAAGGAGTGCGAGGACAATGCGCGCAGCGAGCTGGAGCACAGTCGCGATCGCTTCGACAAGCTGCAAACGGACATTCGGCGGGCCCAGGGCGAGAAGGAGCACTTCCAGTCCGAGCTGGAGAGGGTCACCTACGAACTGGAGCGGGCACATGCCGCCCAAACCAAGGCGGGCGCCAGCGTGGAGGCGGCCAAGGAGGAGGCGGCCCACTATGCCGTGGAGCTTGAGAAAATGCGCGACCGCTACGAGAAGAGCCAGGTGGAGCTGCGCAAACTGCAGGACACAGACACCTTTGGCCGGGAGACGCGCCGCCTCAAGGAGGAGAACGAGCGGCTGCGCGAGAAGCTGGACAAGACGCTTATGGAACTGGAGACCATCCGCGGCAAGTCGCAGTACGAGTCGGAGTCCTTCGAGAAGTACAAGGACAAGTACGAGAAGATCGAGATGGAGGTGCAGAACATGGAGTCGAAGCTGCACGAGACCAGCCTGCAGCTGGAGCTATCGAAGGGCGAGGTGGCCAAGATGCTGGCCAACCAGGACAAGCAGCGATCCGAGCTGGAACGGGCGCACATCGAGCGGGAGAAGGCCCGGGACAAGCATGAGAAGCTACTGAAGGAGGTCGATCGTTTGCGCCTGCAACAGTCCTCGGTGAGCCCCGGCGATCCGGTCCGAGCGTCGACGTCCTCCTCTTCCGCTCTGTCCGCTGGCGAGCGGCAGGAGATCGACCGCCTGCGGGATCGCCTTGAGAAGGCGCTGCAGTCGCGTGACGCCACCGAGCTGGAGGCCGGTCGCTTGGCCAAGGAACTGGAGAAGGCGCAAATGCATCTGGCCAAGCAGCAGGAGAACACCGAGTCCACGCGCATCGAGTTCGAGCGCATGGGTGCTGAGCTGGGTCGCCTTCACGATCGCCTCGAGAAGGCCGAGGCTGAGCGGGAGGCACTGCGTCAAGCGAGCCGGAGCGGCGGAGCAGGCTCTGCCCCCCATCCGCAGCTGGAGAAGCACGTCCAGAAGCTGGAGTCAGACGTCAAGCAGCTGGCCATGGAGCGGGAGCAGCTGGTCCTGCAACTGGAGAAGAGCCAGGAGATCCTCATGAACTTCCAAAAGGAGCTCCAGAACGCAGAGGCGGAGTTGCAGAAGACGCGCGAGGAGAACCGCAAGCTGCGCAACGGTCACCAACTGCCGCCTGCCGCCGCTCCACCCGCCGGAGCCTCTCCCGCCGAGATCCAGGCCATGCAGAAGGAGATCCAGACCCTCCAGCAGAAGCTCCAGGAGTCGGAGCGCGCCCTGCAGGCCGCCGGTCCCCAACAGGCCCAGGCTGCCGCGGCGGCGGGCGCGAGTCGCGAGGAGATCGAGCAATGGCGCAAGGTCATCGAGCAGGAGAAGGGTCGCGCCGACATGGCCGACAAGGCTGCCCAGGAGATGCACAAGCGCATTCAG CTTATGGACCAACACATCAAGGATCAGCACGCCCAGATGCAAaagatgcagcagcagatgcaacagcagcagcaggcggcgcAACAGGCCGCGCAGCAGGCGGCGCAGCAggcggcgcagcagcagcagtccgCAGCAAGTGCCGGCGGAGCGGACGCCAAAGAGTTGGAGAAGGTCAGGGGCGAACTGCAGGCGGCGTGCACCGAGCGGGATCGcttccagcagcagctggagctcCTGGTCACGGAGCTGGAGAAGAGCAAG ATGTCCAACCAGGAGCAGACAAAACAGCTCCAAACGGCgcagcagcaagtgcagcaactgcagcagcaggtacaacagctgcaacagcagatgcaacaactgcagcaggcTGCCAGTGCGGGAGCAGGCGCCACCGACGTGCAGcgccagcagctggagcagcagcagaagcagctggaggaggtgCGCAAGCAGATCGACAACCAGGCCAAGGCCACCGAGGGCGAGCGCAAGATCATCGACGAGCAGCGCAAGCAGATCGACGCCAAGCGCAAGGACATCGAGGACAAGGAGAAGAAGATGGCCGATTTCGACGTCCAGCTGCGCAAGCGCAAGGAGCAGATGGACCAGCTGGAGAAGTCCCTCCAGACGCAAGGAGGCGGAGCGGCGGCCGCCGGCGAGCTGAACAAGAAGCTCATGGACACGCAGCGGCAGCTGGAAGC ATGCGTCAAGGAGCTTCAGAATACAAAGGAGGAGCACAAGAAGGCGGCAACCGAAACGGAGCGTTTGCTGCAATTGGTACAAATGTCGCAGGAGGAGCAGAACGCCAAGGAGAAGACCATCATGGATTTGCAACA AGCCTTAAAGATCGCTCAAGCCAAAGTCAAACAAGCAcaaacgcagcagcagcaacagcaggat GCTGGGCCAGCTGGCTTCTTGAAGAGCTTTTTCTAA